One part of the Xiphophorus maculatus strain JP 163 A chromosome 1, X_maculatus-5.0-male, whole genome shotgun sequence genome encodes these proteins:
- the LOC102235266 gene encoding amphoterin-induced protein 3-like — protein sequence MTSEHFQVLLLLLFCVLHSSEQTCPSKCLCMSDTVRCSSVGLHKLPQSLPSFPANLDFSHNHITWLDPDTLTKTPRLEKLWMAHNEIRTLSHNLFRNVSGLRLLDLSSNRLQMVEQHYFHGLWRLEELRLFNNRITLVEGSSLSGLSSLKKVYFSFNQITHFPFFSIQDHTHPFLAMLDLSSNRMSSLPWEDVKALPQLVQQGLYTHNNSLICDCSMYAMFWHWNLSEYNSIKDFTDEHTCNVNGDPRRSIRFFRDKRFFRNCTVEKSIMQPVTVLLSYVVVFEGDRVRLDCQTSLSSTNLSFTWLSPSKGFITQSSMNDTLISMLPNGTLEIHATTINDSGVYLCTAVDIKQALNATRAVNVTVLLPTAEPFNTGYTTLLGCMVTLALILTYLFLTPCRCSFCKQPPAHSNQGTLSCIFSSFTREQPNTDTLKHVAFMEHPMGEERIEWIPQS from the coding sequence ATGACCTCTGAACACTTTCAAGtccttctcctcctgctgttcTGCGTCCTCCACAGCTCTGAGCAGACCTGCCCTTCTAAATGCCTCTGCATGTCTGACACAGTGAGATGTAGCTCTGTTGGTCTGCACAAACTCCCTCAATCCCTGCCCTCCTTTCCCGCCAACCTTGACTTCAGCCACAACCACATCACCTGGCTGGATCCGGACACCTTAACCAAGACGCCCAGACTAGAAAAGCTCTGGATGGCCCACAATGAAATCCGTACATTGAGTCATAACTTGTTTCGTAATGTGTCTGGCCTCAGACTGCTGGACCTGTCCTCCAACAGGCTTCAGATGGTGGAGCAACACTACTTCCATGGGCTATGGAGGCTGGAGGAGCTCCGTCTCTTTAACAATAGGATCACACTAGTGGAGGGCAGCTCACTGAGCGGTCTGAGCAGCTTGAAAAAGGTTTACTTTAGCTTCAACCAGATCACACACTTCCCATTTTTCTCCATCCAGGATCACACTCACCCTTTTCTGGCTATGCTGGACCTGTCATCCAACCGGATGTCGAGTCTGCCGTGGGAGGATGTGAAAGCTTTGCCACAGTTGGTGCAGCAGGGGCTGTACACTCACAACAACTCGCTTATCTGCGACTGCTCCATGTATGCCATGTTTTGGCACTGGAACCTGAGTGAATATAACTCGATCAAAGACTTTACGGATGAGCACACCTGCAACGTTAATGGGGACCCTCGTAGATCCATCCGGTTCTTTCGTGACAAGCGTTTCTTCCGGAACTGCACTGTAGAAAAATCCATCATGCAGCCTGTGACGGTTCTCCTCTCCTACGTGGTGGTCTTCGAGGGTGACAGGGTGCGTCTGGACTGCCAAACATCCCTTAGCAGCACAAACCTCTCATTTACATGGCTTTCCCCAAGTAAGGGCTTCATCACCCAAAGCAGCATGAATGACACACTTATTAGCATGCTTCCCAATGGCACCTTGGAGATACACGCAACCACGATCAATGACTCGGGTGTGTATCTTTGCACCGCTGTGGACATCAAACAGGCATTGAATGCAACACGTGCGGTGAATGTGACCGTGCTGTTGCCAACAGCAGAGCCGTTCAACACTGGTTACACAACACTGCTAGGCTGCATGGTGACTTTGGCCCTCATCCTCACGTACCTCTTCCTGACTCCATGTCGCTGCAGCTTCTGCAAACAGCCTCCAGCGCACTCCAACCAAGGCACCTTGTCGTGCATTTTCTCATCTTTTACGAGAGAACAACCCAACACTGACACCTTGAAGCATGTGGCCTTCATGGAGCATCCAATGGGCGAAGAAAGGATAGAATGGATACCTCAAAGCTGA